The Changchengzhania lutea genomic sequence AGCAACCTCAGCATCGCTATGGTTTCCAGTGGCATCGGCATCATATATCACTGTGCCCTTTGCCGCATTTTGAATACCTTCTAAAATGGTTGTTGCTCCTTTATAATGCTCTCTAACGCCTTGCCATTTTATTGTCCATCCTCCAGATTGTAATCCAGAATTGTTTGCATGTTCACCAACTACTACTATTTTTTTTGTTTGCTTATCAATTGGCAATGCTTTATTCCCATTTTTAAGCAAAACGAGAGATTCTCTCACAATTTGTCTAGCTTTATCCCTATGAGCAGAACTTCCTATTTTTGAAATTAACGTGGAATCTGGAAAAGGATTTTTAAATAATCCCAATCTATATTTCTGACGTAAAATTCTTTTTACAGCATCATTAACCCTGTCCATGGATACAGAATCGTATTCAATTCCTCGCTTTAGACCTTCCTGGAATTCATACAAATCACCATCAACCGCCATGGCCATATCAACCCCTGCATTAATGATCTTATTTCTTCCAAATTTTGTGTAACCTTTCCAATCTGTAATCACAATACCATCAAATCCCATACTTGTTTTTAAGGTATCTGTAATTAGTGTTTTGTGAGCATGCATGTCTATATCAGACATGGTATTAAATGACACCATAACGGCGCCAATACCTGCTTTAACAGCGACGCGGTAGGGTGGTAGTAGGCGTTCGTTAACCTCTCGTAAACTAAGTGTTGTATTTCCGCCTTCAATTCCAAAATCGGTAGCACCATCACCCACATAATGTTTTGCGGTTGCCATAACCGTATTGGTTTGAGACAAGTCGCCTTGGTGTCCTTTTACAGATGCTCTTGTTAATTGCGACACCAGTTCAGTATCCTCTGAAAACGCCTCGTAAACACGTCCCCATTTTTCATTATAGGGTATTGCCAAACATGGTGAAAACACCCAGTTAAAGCCTGTTGCTTGAGCTTCAATGGCTGTAATGGCTGCAGCTTCTTCAACTAGTGTGGCGCTTCTAGTAGCGCCCATGCCAATATTATGCGGAAATATAGTGGCACCTTCAAAGGAGTTTTGTCCATGCACAGCATCGACTCCAATTAACAGCGGGATTCCTAACCTGGTAGACAGTGCCATTTTTTGTAAAGCCGTAAATTTTGCCTGCCAACCCATCGCATCTTCCCCAGGATTTGGACCCATAGTATGAATAATAGATCCAATATATTTAGCAGGAATTTCTTGTTCGGCTAAACTATCAAAATGTCTAATTTGTGACATTTGACCTATTTTTTCGTCCAATGTCATTAAAGCTAAAAGAGAATCTACCTTTTGCTCTATTACACTATTGGGGTCAACTTCTTTTGGTGAAGATTCTTTACATGAATTAAGAGCATACAAGCACAATCCTGCCAAAACAAGTTTTAAACTCATGTATGTATACCTATTATTCATGTTACACAATTATTTTACTACTGAAACAATTATTTGACCAATCTCTCCCGTTCTTTCGAACACTTTTTTACTTGTTTGAGCATCTAATTCTAAAGTATTAAGATCTAAATCCATACTCTGATTGAATGCCACTTTTAAACTTTCTGTTTCAGATAATTTATAAATAATTGGGATTTGACAATAGGTAAAACACAATGAATTTTTTTCTAATTCAATTGTCTTAAAGGTTTTATAAACATCAAAATATTCAAAGGTTTTAGGCGTTTTCAAAAACTCATTTCTTCTTAATAACCGTGGATTAAATAATAATTTACCATCCACAACATACACGCCTAATTCTCCAAATCGGCTTAAAATATCTTCTTTCACTTGACCAGTCATGCCTGGTTGTTGTGCCCCTTTAGTCGCTGGTGTATGCGAATACGGATCTGTAGGAACGGCACCGTATAGTTCTGGTGATTTATGAACCCCAATACCTTCATTGATTTCATAATAGTGATCCAACAATTTACCAATAGTCACTTCGTCTTCGTTACGCTCTATGGCAAGCAAACAGGTCTCCTGTACACTGAGTAATAGTTTAGATACCATGTGCCAGTAAATAGATCCCAAACCTTCATAACCAAAGAAGGTTCCCGATCGGCCTGTAAAAGCTTTATGATCAAAAATGTCTTCAAAAATATCCAATACTAATTTTGAATCTTGGTCAATAAGTGCTTCATACCTTTCAGTTGGTAGTGCTGATAAGGCTTTCTTTAAACTCGCAGCATTGTTAAATGCACCATTAAAATGATAATTGCCTTGTATGTCTTTTTCAATAATTTGTTTGTTGTCGTCTTTTACAAGTTGTTTTAACAAAGCCGAAGCCTCCACTTTTTCTGGAGCAATATTATTCTTTACATCAAATCTTGGTAGTTCTTTATTTGGATACAGAATATAACTGTATTGATCTGGTCTAAATAAAGCACTGCTTTTTAATGCATTCAGTACTTCTAAAGACTCTTCTCCATTGATATACCCAGAACTTAATACGGCTACTTGCCCTTCTAACATTTCTGGCAAGT encodes the following:
- a CDS encoding glycoside hydrolase family 3 protein, which translates into the protein MSLKLVLAGLCLYALNSCKESSPKEVDPNSVIEQKVDSLLALMTLDEKIGQMSQIRHFDSLAEQEIPAKYIGSIIHTMGPNPGEDAMGWQAKFTALQKMALSTRLGIPLLIGVDAVHGQNSFEGATIFPHNIGMGATRSATLVEEAAAITAIEAQATGFNWVFSPCLAIPYNEKWGRVYEAFSEDTELVSQLTRASVKGHQGDLSQTNTVMATAKHYVGDGATDFGIEGGNTTLSLREVNERLLPPYRVAVKAGIGAVMVSFNTMSDIDMHAHKTLITDTLKTSMGFDGIVITDWKGYTKFGRNKIINAGVDMAMAVDGDLYEFQEGLKRGIEYDSVSMDRVNDAVKRILRQKYRLGLFKNPFPDSTLISKIGSSAHRDKARQIVRESLVLLKNGNKALPIDKQTKKIVVVGEHANNSGLQSGGWTIKWQGVREHYKGATTILEGIQNAAKGTVIYDADATGNHSDAEVAIIVVGETPYAEFFGDIGGEMNRYQLTLAESHQNYIKTYSDLGVKTIVVLISGRPLVVTDQIKKSDAFVAAWLPGSEGDGLAEVLFGDYNFKGKLPHSWPKHEEDFKGKYGPNFWDKSITPLYEFGYGLKY